A stretch of Chloroflexota bacterium DNA encodes these proteins:
- the hflX gene encoding GTPase HflX produces the protein MTLPSATEQVPALAPAPVERALLVGARKKGEQAPFTLQDSMSELAQLARTAGVEVVGQTTQELERINPATYIGRGKVEEIRLARDSLGFDMVIFDDELAPNQQRELEEALDVRIIDRTALILDIFARHAHTKEGALQVELAQYEYRLPRLTRAWTHLARQAGGAAGRGGIGGVGLRGPGETQLEVDRRDIQRRITHLKRELEKVRQQRAQHRQQRRRQGIPVVSLAGYTNAGKSTLLNALTGAGVLVADMLFATLDPITRRLILPGGKEVLITDTVGFIQKLPTTLVAAFRATLEEINEADLIIHVVDVTHPNVREQVATVAQVLEEIGAGDVPVLLALNKIDRLDDPEEAQRIALQYPARVAISALHGIGLDRLLAAIEAALAANMQSVVVCLPYARQDLVTLFHQRGLIDREEYGPKGIHIEGRLPRRLMGAFEEYAK, from the coding sequence ATGACCCTCCCTTCCGCAACGGAGCAGGTCCCTGCGTTGGCTCCCGCTCCTGTGGAACGAGCCTTGCTGGTGGGCGCACGCAAGAAGGGGGAACAGGCCCCTTTTACATTGCAGGACTCGATGTCCGAGTTAGCGCAACTGGCCCGCACCGCTGGGGTCGAGGTGGTCGGCCAGACCACTCAGGAACTGGAACGCATCAACCCTGCCACCTACATCGGCAGGGGCAAAGTCGAGGAAATCCGTCTGGCTCGCGACAGCCTGGGCTTTGATATGGTGATCTTCGATGACGAACTGGCCCCCAATCAACAGCGCGAATTGGAAGAAGCCCTGGATGTCAGGATCATTGACCGTACCGCCCTCATCCTGGACATCTTCGCCCGACATGCCCACACCAAAGAAGGCGCGCTGCAGGTGGAACTGGCACAGTATGAGTACCGCTTGCCTCGCCTGACCCGGGCATGGACGCACCTGGCCCGCCAGGCCGGTGGTGCTGCCGGGCGAGGCGGCATCGGGGGCGTGGGGCTGCGTGGCCCCGGCGAAACCCAACTTGAGGTGGACCGCCGCGATATCCAGCGCCGTATCACCCACCTCAAGCGCGAATTGGAGAAGGTGCGCCAACAGCGCGCCCAACACCGTCAGCAGCGCCGCCGCCAGGGGATACCGGTAGTCTCACTGGCCGGTTACACCAACGCCGGCAAGTCTACGCTGCTCAATGCCCTCACCGGCGCGGGGGTCCTGGTGGCCGATATGCTCTTCGCTACCCTGGACCCCATCACCCGCCGTCTGATCCTTCCTGGTGGGAAAGAAGTGCTCATCACCGACACGGTCGGCTTCATTCAGAAACTGCCTACCACCCTGGTCGCTGCTTTCCGCGCCACGTTGGAGGAGATCAACGAGGCCGATCTGATCATCCACGTGGTGGACGTAACGCATCCCAATGTGCGCGAGCAAGTGGCCACAGTAGCGCAGGTATTAGAGGAAATCGGCGCCGGAGACGTACCGGTGCTTTTGGCGCTGAACAAGATTGACCGGCTAGACGATCCCGAGGAGGCCCAACGCATCGCCCTGCAGTATCCTGCCCGCGTCGCCATCTCCGCCCTGCACGGGATAGGGCTCGATCGGCTCCTGGCGGCAATTGAGGCGGCCCTGGCCGCTAATATGCAATCCGTCGTCGTTTGCCTGCCCTACGCTCGCCAGGACCTGGTGACCCTGTTCCACCAACGGGGGCTGATTGACCGAGAGGAGTATGGGCCAAAAGGCATCCACATCGAGGGCCGATTGCCCAGGCGGCTGATGGGGGCGTTTGAGGAGTATGCCAAGTAG
- a CDS encoding type II toxin-antitoxin system RelE/ParE family toxin — MYQVKFTPDAEADLARLSKPVAQRILKKLRWLAEHFAVVAPEPLTGEWQGVFKLRVGDYRVLYTFDKVETNIIVHFVKHRREVYKAQ; from the coding sequence ATGTACCAGGTCAAATTTACCCCTGACGCTGAAGCAGATTTAGCCCGCTTGAGCAAACCCGTAGCCCAACGGATTCTCAAAAAACTTCGTTGGTTGGCTGAGCATTTTGCTGTTGTAGCCCCAGAACCTTTGACGGGTGAGTGGCAAGGCGTATTCAAGTTGCGCGTTGGCGATTACCGAGTTCTCTACACTTTCGACAAGGTAGAGACAAACATTATCGTTCACTTTGTAAAGCACCGCCGTGAGGTGTACAAAGCGCAATAA
- a CDS encoding DUF2442 domain-containing protein, whose amino-acid sequence MNGMPSVAATLALPRVVNVTVTEDTLSVDLEDGRTISVPIGWYPRLAHGTPAERANFEISGAGYGIHWPDLDEDIGIEGLLLGKKSTESPASFKRWLQRREQRQQP is encoded by the coding sequence ATGAATGGGATGCCTTCTGTAGCGGCCACACTGGCCCTGCCTAGAGTGGTCAACGTGACAGTAACGGAAGATACGTTGTCGGTGGATTTAGAAGACGGGCGTACGATTTCCGTGCCCATTGGCTGGTATCCGCGCCTGGCTCATGGAACGCCAGCCGAGCGCGCCAATTTTGAGATAAGCGGCGCAGGTTACGGCATTCATTGGCCCGATCTCGACGAAGACATCGGCATTGAAGGATTACTGCTTGGTAAGAAGTCCACTGAAAGTCCTGCCTCGTTCAAGCGATGGCTCCAGCGGCGGGAACAAAGGCAACAGCCATAG
- a CDS encoding DUF4160 domain-containing protein, whose product MPTALRIGPYRFYFYSYDCGEPRHMHIDRENKSAKFWLDPDASLAENYGYSRKELRDIERITRENLERLRNEWDAFCSGHTGPA is encoded by the coding sequence ATGCCAACTGCTTTGCGAATTGGGCCCTACCGATTCTACTTTTACTCCTACGACTGCGGCGAGCCACGCCATATGCACATAGATCGGGAGAACAAGAGTGCGAAGTTCTGGCTTGACCCCGACGCGTCGCTGGCTGAAAACTATGGCTACAGCCGCAAAGAGTTACGCGATATTGAGCGGATCACGAGAGAAAACCTGGAGAGGTTGAGAAATGAATGGGATGCCTTCTGTAGCGGCCACACTGGCCCTGCCTAG
- a CDS encoding SIMPL domain-containing protein (The SIMPL domain is named for its presence in mouse protein SIMPL (signalling molecule that associates with mouse pelle-like kinase). Bacterial member BP26, from Brucella, was shown to assemble into a channel-like structure, while YggE from E. coli has been associated with resistance to oxidative stress.), producing MKTQKTLCMLLIALLIAGLGAACSSPTATPLSGVSSVAALSSGQSEAQPRVVTVTGSGTAMGTPDIAYVQLGVEIKDTSPSEAAAANADKMNAVVAAIKALGVADKDIRTANYNIWIEQVYDKEGQPTGVVYYHVVNNVVVTVRDIHKVGELLEKAVVAGVNQVGGVSFSVSDPTALQREARDKAMADAKARAAQLAEGLGFKLGRVQSVSEYASEAPTPVPARAAYEYVSVAAPPISGGELTITVQVSVSFEIE from the coding sequence ATGAAAACACAGAAGACTCTCTGCATGCTCCTGATCGCCCTGCTGATCGCGGGGTTGGGAGCAGCGTGCTCTTCGCCGACGGCGACCCCGCTATCAGGTGTCTCCAGTGTGGCAGCGCTCTCGAGCGGGCAATCCGAAGCCCAGCCGCGCGTCGTAACTGTGACGGGCAGCGGCACTGCCATGGGCACGCCGGACATCGCCTACGTCCAACTGGGCGTGGAGATCAAGGACACCTCGCCCTCTGAAGCGGCCGCAGCCAACGCCGATAAGATGAACGCGGTGGTGGCCGCCATCAAGGCGCTCGGCGTGGCGGACAAGGACATCCGCACCGCCAACTACAACATCTGGATCGAGCAAGTGTACGACAAGGAGGGCCAGCCCACCGGCGTGGTGTATTACCATGTGGTCAACAATGTGGTGGTAACCGTGCGTGACATCCACAAGGTGGGCGAGTTATTGGAGAAGGCAGTGGTCGCCGGAGTCAACCAGGTAGGCGGTGTCTCCTTCAGCGTGTCGGACCCGACAGCGTTGCAGCGTGAGGCCCGGGATAAGGCCATGGCCGACGCAAAGGCCCGGGCGGCACAGTTGGCCGAGGGGCTGGGCTTCAAACTCGGTCGGGTACAATCGGTGAGCGAGTACGCGAGCGAAGCGCCCACGCCGGTCCCAGCGAGAGCCGCATACGAGTACGTTAGTGTGGCGGCTCCCCCCATCTCCGGCGGCGAACTGACCATCACCGTGCAGGTGTCGGTGAGTTTCGAGATCGAGTAG
- a CDS encoding thymidine phosphorylase, with the protein MHAVDIIIKKRDGGELTRQEIEFFVMGVVHGEIPDYQAAAWLMAIVLRGMSKRETVDLTEVMARSGDVLDLSDVAPMVVDKHSTGGVGDKVSLVVAPMVAACGLPVGKMSGRGLSFSGGTLDKLESIPGLNVHLTIEQFKRQLATIGIVIAGQTADLAPADGILYALRDVTGTVESLPLIASSVMSKKIAAGANAIVLDVKAGRGAFMKTVQDAVALAKVMVEIGEGVGRKVRAAISDMNQPLGNAVGNALEVAEAIATLRGYGPEDLTEHCLTIAAHMLILGGLTDDEAQARTRLEEAVRSGAALEKFRQMVEAQHGDPAVVDHPEIMPRASIVRSVAAPQDGWVKALDAMEVGLAAVGLGAGREKKGQPIDHAVGFLFHKKIGDRVKSGEPLFTVHANSEAAYQVASEWVLRAYEFSATEVPAPPLFYEIIK; encoded by the coding sequence ATGCACGCTGTAGATATTATCATCAAAAAACGCGATGGAGGCGAACTCACCCGCCAGGAGATCGAATTCTTCGTCATGGGCGTGGTGCACGGCGAGATCCCCGACTATCAGGCTGCCGCCTGGTTGATGGCGATTGTCCTGCGCGGGATGAGCAAGCGCGAGACTGTGGACCTCACCGAGGTGATGGCTCGCTCTGGCGATGTACTGGACCTCTCCGATGTCGCACCGATGGTGGTGGACAAGCACTCTACCGGCGGTGTCGGCGACAAGGTTTCGCTGGTCGTCGCCCCTATGGTCGCTGCCTGCGGCCTGCCAGTGGGCAAGATGTCAGGCCGGGGCCTCAGTTTCTCTGGTGGGACGCTGGATAAACTGGAGTCCATCCCCGGCCTCAACGTCCACCTGACCATCGAGCAGTTCAAACGCCAATTGGCCACCATCGGCATCGTGATCGCCGGGCAGACTGCCGACTTGGCCCCTGCCGACGGGATACTCTACGCCCTGCGTGATGTAACCGGCACCGTGGAGAGCCTGCCCCTCATCGCCAGTTCGGTGATGAGCAAGAAGATCGCCGCCGGAGCCAACGCCATCGTGCTCGACGTGAAGGCGGGCCGGGGCGCGTTCATGAAGACGGTTCAAGATGCCGTCGCATTGGCGAAAGTGATGGTGGAGATCGGCGAGGGCGTCGGGCGCAAGGTGCGCGCCGCGATCTCGGACATGAACCAGCCGCTTGGCAATGCAGTGGGCAATGCCCTGGAAGTCGCCGAGGCCATCGCCACACTGAGGGGATACGGCCCGGAGGATTTGACCGAACACTGCCTGACCATCGCCGCGCACATGCTCATCTTGGGCGGGCTGACCGACGACGAAGCCCAAGCGCGGACTCGTCTCGAGGAGGCCGTCCGTTCTGGCGCGGCGCTTGAAAAATTCCGCCAGATGGTGGAGGCCCAGCATGGCGACCCCGCAGTAGTGGACCACCCGGAGATCATGCCTAGGGCCAGCATTGTTCGGTCCGTGGCCGCGCCCCAGGACGGCTGGGTGAAAGCACTGGACGCCATGGAAGTGGGACTGGCAGCGGTCGGGTTGGGCGCAGGGCGGGAGAAGAAGGGTCAACCGATAGATCATGCCGTTGGTTTCCTTTTCCACAAGAAGATCGGCGACCGGGTGAAGTCAGGTGAACCGCTCTTCACCGTCCACGCTAACAGCGAGGCGGCATATCAAGTGGCATCAGAGTGGGTACTGAGAGCCTACGAGTTCAGCGCCACGGAAGTGCCAGCGCCACCGCTCTTCTATGAGATAATCAAGTGA